A stretch of the Pedobacter sp. MC2016-14 genome encodes the following:
- the rplI gene encoding 50S ribosomal protein L9, with protein sequence MEIILKQDIKSLGEKDDIVNVKPGYGRNYLIPQGFAQLATSSAKKVLAENLKQAAFKQDKIKKDAESIAERLTDVKLSIGAKAGETGKIFGAVNTIMIADALKQQGFDVDRRRITFETEPKFVGDYVANLNLHKEVKVKVPFAVVAE encoded by the coding sequence AAGTCCCTAGGGGAAAAAGATGATATCGTAAATGTAAAGCCAGGATACGGTCGTAATTACCTGATTCCTCAAGGTTTTGCTCAATTGGCTACTTCTTCTGCTAAAAAAGTATTGGCAGAAAACTTGAAGCAAGCTGCTTTTAAACAAGATAAAATTAAGAAAGATGCTGAAAGTATCGCTGAGCGTTTAACTGATGTTAAATTATCAATTGGTGCTAAAGCTGGTGAAACAGGTAAGATTTTTGGTGCAGTTAACACCATTATGATTGCTGATGCATTAAAACAACAAGGTTTTGATGTTGACCGTCGCCGTATTACTTTTGAAACTGAGCCTAAATTTGTTGGTGACTATGTTGCTAACCTAAACTTACACAAAGAAGTGAAAGTTAAAGTTCCTTTCGCTGTAGTAGCTGAGTAA